A section of the Schistosoma haematobium chromosome ZW, whole genome shotgun sequence genome encodes:
- the MED10 gene encoding Mediator of RNA polymerase II transcription subunit 10 (EggNog:ENOG410VHSC~COG:K~BUSCO:EOG091G0Y09), with amino-acid sequence MVDRNRFEILEENIESIIDHCREAGIVVCDYQPSVSFQKKINDLVYKLQDVDRMQVEMQDVHVPIELFSKIDAGQNPQLYTRECMEQALAKNEAVRGKLDSLRRFRMLLMSELSRQFPNEMAKYRAVRGDPEAPTLGPAMSSNSQSNGSGTETGPESVSLR; translated from the exons ATGGTCGATCGTAACCGTTTCGAAATTTTGGAAGAAAACATCGAAAGTATTATTGATCATTGTAGGGAGGCTGGAATTGTTGTTTGTGACTATCAACCAAGTGTGTCGTTTCAGAAAAAGATCAACGATCTAGTGTATAAATTACAG GATGTGGATCGTATGCAAGTTGAAATGCAAGATGTACATGTTCCTATTGAATTATTTTCCAAAATCGATGCTGGTCAAAACCCTCAGTTGTACACTCGTGAGTGCATGGAACAAGCACTAGCCAAGAATGAGGCAGTCCGTGGAAAATTAGACAGCCTTCGTCGTTTCCGAATGTTACTTATGTCCGAATTGTCTCGTCAATTTCCAAATGAAATGGCTAAATATCGAGCTGTACGTGGTGATCCTGAAGCTCCGACACTTGGTCCTGCAATGTCCAGTAACTCTCAATCAAATGGATCTGGTACTGAGACTGGTCCAGAATCCGTTTCACTTAGATAG